The Pyxidicoccus trucidator sequence CTCACGCGGTCACCCCTCGCGCCGCGCTCATGACATCCCCGCGGTGCGTGCCTTGTCCTTGCCGTCCGACACCTTCATCCCGCCCGCCACCACCAGCGGCGGCGCCTTGCCCCCGCCCACCGCGCCCGCCGGGTACGCCGGACGCGTGTGGTAGATGCCCTCCAGCGTGTGCAGGAAGGACTGCGCGATGAGGTTCAGGTCCTTCAGCGTCAGGTCGCACTCGTCCAGCTGGCCCTCGGAGAAGATGAGGTTGATGATCTTCTGCACCTGGGCCTGCAGCTTCGTCGACGTGGGGTCCGGCATGGAGCGCGTGGAGGCCTCCACCGCGTCGGCGATCATCACCAGCGCCGCCTCCCGGAACTGCGGCTTGGGGCCCGGGTAGCGGTAGATGCTCTCGTCGATGGGGGGCGCGCCTTCCTTGCCCTCCTGCTCCTTCAACGCCTTGTGGAAGAAGTAGCCCACCGTGCGCGTGCCGTGGTGCTGGGGAATGGCGTCCGCCACCAGCTTGGGCAGCCGATACTGGCGGGCCATCTCCAGCCCCTCCGTCACGTGGCGCTTGATGATGACGGCGCTCATCGCCGGAGCGAGCTGGTCATGCCGGTTCTCGCCCTTCTGGTTCTCCCCGAAGTAGAGCGGGTTCTTTCCCTTGCCGATGTCGTGGTAGTACGCGCACGAGCGCGCCAGGAGCGGGTTGGCGCCAATCGTCTCCGCCGCGTTCTCCACCAGCGAGCCGATGATGATGGAGTGGTGGTACGTGCCAGGCGCCTGGACGATGAGCTCCTTGAGCGCCGGGTGGTTGAGGTTGGCCAGCTCCAGCAGCTTGATGTCCGAGGCGTAGCCGAAGCTCATCTCGATGAGCGGCGTCAGCGCCATCACCATCACCGGCACTGCCAGGGCGGAGCCCGCGAAGGCACACAGCGCGGTGATGAGCGTGTCGCCCGCCAGCCCCTTGCCTTCCACCAGGAAGAGGAACACCACGGCGATGAGGTTCGTCGCTCCGGTGATGATGCCCGCGCGGAAGATGCCCACGCGGTCCTTCGCCTTGACGATGCGGTCCGCCGCCACCAGCGAGCCCACCAGCGTGTAGATGCCGAACGCCAGCGAGTTGCTCAGCATCACCCCGGCGAGGCACGCGAACACCAGCGCGAAGAAGAGCGCCAGCTCCTGCGTGAGGATGAAGCGCACCAGCATGGCGCCGGCAGCCACCGGGAAGGCGTAATAGAAGGCTTCGATGGGCAGCGCCGTGTACCGGTCCTGCACCGCGTCCGCGATGGACACCCAGACCTGCAGCAGGCCCAGCAGGCCCACCAGCAACATCCCCAGCAGCACCCCGTCCTTGCGGGTGGGCCGGAAGCGCCGGAAGGCCGCGCGGCAGAAGATGTACGAGGCCACCACCAGCAGCGCCACCAGCCCCGTGCCGCCCACCTGGAGCTGCAACAGGTCCAGCCGGTCCGTCTCCGCGCGCATGCCGCGCAGCAGGACCAGGTGCGTCTCGTTGACGAGCTCGCCGTCACCGATGACGCGCTGGCCCTTCTTGACGGAGATGACGGCGTCCTTCACCGCCTGCGCCGCCTGGGTACGCCGCGCGTCCGTCTCCGCGATGTTGATGGTGAGGTTGGCGCGGACCAGCCGCTTGGCCAGCCGCAGCACCGCGCGGCGCTGCACGCCCGGCGCGTCCGGCAGCAGGTTGCCCGGAATAGAGGCGAAGCGGTCCAGCTCCTGGTGCGCCTCGCGCACGTCCACCACCTGGGGCGCGGAGCCGGGCAACGTCTCCTCGCCCTTGTTCACCACGTCCCGGACGGTGAGCCCCTGGGGGGCCTCGCGCGCCAGCTCCTCGCGCGCGCCCGCCACGTGCACCGGCCCGCGCTCCGTGCGGTAGGCCCGCTCCAGCAGCAGCAGCGTCGCGGCCTCGGCCTCTTGCGAGAAGCGGGTGGCGTACAGCGCCTGGAAGTCCTCCGCCTCCAGCCCCGACTCGCGCTGACCGAAGAGCATCTCCTGCAGCTCCGCCTGCATCGCCTCGCGGGCGCGGCGCTCCCGCTCCAGCTCCTCCGGGGACTGCGCCGTCGGACGGCGGCGGCGGCCCTCCTCGGGCTCCGAGTCGGACTGGGCCTCGGCCAGCTCCTCCAGGCGTTGACGCATGGTGGCGAAGGCGGAGCTCACCGTGGTGCGCAGGTTGCCCACCACGGCGGGGTTCAAGTCGTACACGGGGCGGACGGCGGCGCGGGCGTCCTGGCGCCGCTGCTGCGTCATGGAGCGGTGGACGACCTCGTAGTCGCGCGCGGCCTTGAAGCCGGCCGGCGAGCTGGCCCGGAACGGCTTGCCGACGTGGTCCTCGCCCAGCGCCGGAATCTGCTGGCTGTAGAGGCCGGGGGAGATGACGAAGCCAGCCCCCACCGCCACGGAGAGCAACAGGAAGACCTGGACCGCCCGCCGGCCCCAGACGCCATTGCCCAATCCGAGGCGGGCGGCGAGGGCATCCAGCGGGCTGGGCCCAGGGGGCTGCGATTCCGGTTCGGCCATGGGGGTCCTCACCCTAGATAAGGCGTCGAGGATCCATCAAGGACGCAGCGCCAGGGATTATTCACGAGGGTGGGATAGCGTACGCCCGCCCGCCAGGGTATGCGCGGGTGGGCGTACGTGGGTGTCAGCGCCGTCACTCGCTACCGACGGGCGCGGACACGGCTGACGACTGCAGGGCGGCCGTCTCGCGGGCCACCTGGGCCTCGAGCTTGGCCAGCTCCGCCCTGTCGTAGGCGCGGATGACCTCCTGGACGAGCGGGTGGCGGACCACGTCCACGTCGGAGAACTCCGCGAAGTGGATGCCCTCGACCTTCTTCAGCACCGAGCGCGCGTGGTTGAGGCCGGACATCTTCCCCGTGGGCAGGTCCACCTGCGTCACGTCACCGGTGATGACCGCCTTGCTGTTGTAGCCCAGGCGCGTCAGGAACATCTTCATCTGTTCCACGGTGGTGTTCTGCGCCTCGTCGAGGATGACGAAGGCGTCGTTGAGCGTGCGGCCGCGCATGAAGGCCAGCGGGGCCACTTCCACGACGCCCTGCTCCACCAGTTGCGCGGCGCGCTCTGCCGCCATCATGTCGTTGAGCGCGTCGTACAGCGGGCGCAGGTAGGGGTTCACCTTCTCCTGCAAGTCGCCGGGGAGGAAGCCCAGCTTCTCGCCGGCCTCCACCGCGGGACGCGCGAGGACGATGCGCTTGACCTTGCGCTCCTGCAGGAAGGCCACCGCCATGGCCATGGCCAGGTACGTCTTGCCCGTACCGGCGGGGCCGATGCCGAAGACGATGTCGTGGGCGCGGATGGCGTCCACGTAGCGCTTCTGGTTGATGCTCTTGGGGGAGATCTGCCGGTTGCCGGAGCTCTTCAGCACGGGCCCGAGCATGACCTCCTGGAGCGACTCCGCGCCGCCGCGGCCGAGCACCTTGATGCCCTGCTCCACGTCCTCGCGGTAGACGGGACGGCCCGCGCGGATCATCTCCTCCAGGTTCTCCAGGAGGCGCACGGAGAAGGCGACGGCGTCGGAAGGCCCGGACAGGTGGAACTCGGTCCCCCGCTGGCCGACCCGGACCCCGAGGCGGCGCTCCATCAGCTTGAGGTTCTCGTTCTGATTGCCGCAGAGGGCCAGGGCGGTCGCGTTGTCACGAACGTCCACCTTGGCTGAGGCGGAGGTGGTGAGGACTTCGGGCGATTCCAACGTGGCGGGATTTCGCAATGCGGGTCGTTCCTCGGTCAGTTCGGCACTACGGCTGACCACAACGTAACGCCGGCCACCGGGTCGTGAAAGACGACTTTCGGCCTGGGCTAGCGCAAGGGTGGCAGGAGGACGTACTGCCGGGCGGCAATTCGTCGGTAATGGTACGGCTCCCGCCAGGGGTACCTGAGCTCTTCCGGCTCCAACAGTCCAGCCTGCACCAAAGAATCCAGACGCTCCGGCAGCTCTCCCCGTTCCAGCCGGAACACCTCCAGGGCAGCTTCGATGCGGACGCGCTGGGCCTGGGAAACATGACGCTGGGCCGCGGGATCCGCAAAAGGCGTGGCGGAAGGGCCCTCGGAACTCGCATACGCGCTCCGGGACACCACCAGGGCCAGCACACCCAGCACCACCATGGTGGCCACCACGCGCCCCACCGTGCCAGCCATCCGGGCGAGCAGGCGCTCGTCTCCTGGCGCGGGCGCCCGCACGCCCTCCGGGTGCACCGCGCGGACGTACTCCCCCTTCACCAGGTTGAAGAGGGCCTTGCAGGTCTCGAACTCACCCAGACAGCAGACGTCCACCAGCTTGCGGAGGTCCCTGCCGGGGGCGATCTCCTCATAGACGCGCCGCTCGGAGGGGCCGATGGCGCCCAGCTCCCCGCCCTCCTCGTCCGGGCGGGGCTGGGGCAGCGCCTTGAGACGCTCGAAGGCGAGGTCGTCGCGGTGGATCTTCTTCCGGATGACGGGCCACTCGTCCACCATCCGGAAGCCCTCCATGAGCACCGTCTCGGCGCGCAGGGGGCGGATGGCTTCGGCGTCGGGCTCGACGGGCTCCTGGATGAACTCGTAGGTGCCCGACTTCCACGTGAAGAGGCGGTAGAGCGTCTCCGTCGCCTGGAGCTGCATCATCGACTGGAAGCGCTCGGTGGTGAGGGCCTGGCTGGAGACGAGCACGTCCCCCAGCCGCTTGAGGGTGCGCCGCTGCGTCTCCAGCGCCGCCTCGAGCTGCGTCTCGGTGATGAGCTCCGAGCGCACCAGCATGTTGCCGATGAGGTCCTTGCGCTTCCGGGTGAGGCTCTCGGCCTTGATGATGTGGCCGTCCTTGAACCCGACGCGGACCTCCTGGTCCTTGTCGCGGAAGTGGAGCGTGCCCGTCTTCTGCTGCTGCCCGATGAGCTGCAGGATGTCGCCGATGCCGAAGTCCTTCAGTGTTCCCTGGAGGGACATGGTCTTTCACTCCTCCCGGCGCAGCCGGCGCAGGCCGCGCAGCGACAGCAGGTGGACACAGAGGAGGAGCAGCACCGCCGGTACCAGCTTCAGGTACAGCGGCGCCGCTCCGTAGGGGGCGCGCACCAGGCCCTGGTGGAGCAGCACCGCGGCCAGCGCGAAGAGGAAGAAGAAGGCGTAGAGGGCGCCGCGCACCGGTACCCCGGAAGCGACATGGCCCGCGCCGGACAGCACGGCCCCCAGCGCGTAGGACAGCCGGCCGGCCCATGCCTGGTGGCGATCCACCTGCCCCTGCTTGCGGGTGCGGAGCTGCTGCGGCACCAGCCCCTTGCGCGCGAAGACATTCACGCACTGGCCACACTGCTTGCTGCCCACGCCCAGCTCCGGGTCGCACCGCACACACACCGCGCGGCCGCAGCGCTCGCACACCTTCGCGGCCTTGAGCTTCCCTCCCGCCAGGCCCCACAGGGCCAGCAGCACCGCCAGCGCCGCGGGCCCCGCCCAGGCCACCGGCCCCGGAACCACACCCGGCAGGAGCCAGCGCCCCAGCTGCGCCTCCACCCGGCGCCCCGCCTCCGCGCCGTCCGCGAGCGGCAGCCACTCCGACTCCGGCATCGTCGGGGCCAGCACCAGGAGGTTCAGCAGGAGGCGCTCGTCGGGAGGCGCCTCGCGGCCCAGCAGCGTGCCATCCAGCGCCTGCGCGGAGGCGATGGCCGTGGCGGCGCGGTCCAGCTCGCGCCCCACCTCCAGGTCCGGCAGCGTCTTCGCCCGGCGGCGGTGCACCTGCGCCAGGTTGTAGTGCGGGGCCGCCAGCGCCGGGTTCGCCTGCGAGGCCTGCACATAGAGCTGCGCCGCGCCGTCCACGTCGCCCAGGCCGACCAGCGTGTTGCCGAAGCGGATCAACAGCCGCGCGTCCCCGCTGCGCACCGCGGAGGCCGCCTTGAAGTGCGTCTTCGCCTCTTCCAGCAGCCCCCGGCGCGACTCGTAGTGCGCCAGCGCGTTCAGCTCCGCGAAGGTGGCCGCGCGGGACTCCAGCCGCGAGAGCACCCGCGCCCGGGAGTCCTCCGCGGACAGGCCGCCGCGCTCCAGGAGGTAGACGTCCTCGGCGGGCGTGCCGGCGAAGGCCGTCACCCGCGCGAGCTGCCCGGCCGCCAGCGGCACCAGGCCCACTCCCGCCACGAGCACCGCCGCCACCATGCGCTCCGCGCGGGTGAGGTACAGGGCCACGCCGCCCAGCATCACCAGCAGCACCGCCACCCCGCCCAGGCCGAACGCCACGGGCAGGCTCAGCAGCACCAGCCCCAGCAGCGCGGACTGCCACCGCCCCACCGCGCGCGGCAGCAGGTGGTGGAAGTCGTGCAGCGCATAACGCACGCGGCGAAGGAACAGCAGCCCCACCAGCGTCGCCGCCGTGGCCACCCAGGCCAGCAGCGCCAGCGCGCCCAGGTCCGCCAGCACCGGCCGGCGGTAGCGCGCGTCCAGCACCAGCGTCGTGAAGGCGGCGCGCACCTGGCCCAGGATGCGGGACACGTTGCCCGGCTCCGCCAGCGCGTACACCTCCGCGAGCGCGAAGTGCGCATAGGGCAGCCCCGGGGACAGCTCCACCGCCAGCTCCGCCAGCCGCACCGCGCCGAACAGGTCCCCCGCGCGGCGCCTCACGGCGGACTCGCGCAGGAAGCCCACGCTGAGCGGCTCCAGGTCGGTGGCCACCAATTCCGAGCGCAGCTTCACCAGCTCCACCTGCGCGGCCTCCGCGGACGCCGCGTCGTTCGTCGCCCGGGCCTGCCGCCAGCGCTCCCAGATGGCCAGCACCTCCGCGTCCGACACCTTCGGGACCAGCACCGGGGCCACGGCCGGACGGGGGGTATGGACGACGGGCACCTCGGGGGGCGGCGTGGCGCCGGGCGCGGCCGGAGTGCGCGCGCTGGCGGGCACGGCCTCCGTGCCGGCGGGCGCCTTCGTCGCCTTCGCGCCCTTCCCGGTCTTCCTCGGACGCGCGTCCTCCTCCTCGGCTTCGGGAGGAGGCACCTCGTCGGGGATGTCCTCGATGGGCTGATCCCCTGGGTCGTAGGACGACTCATCGCGCAGGTCGGGCTCGATGGCGCCCGGATCCACCTCCTGGAGGCGGGACGGGGCTTCAATCTGCGCGTACGCCGCCCCGGGAGCCAGAAGCGCGAGGCCACAGAGGAGGAGGGCGAGGAGCGGGGGGCGGATCATCCAGGGGGCGGATGATAGGCGACATGGGGCGAACCACGAAAGCGAACGCCACCTCCCCTGCCCTCCTGCCCGCCTTTGCCCGTTCGACAGGGGACCTCGCGTGTTACAGGGGCGCGAATGGTGGACACGACGAGGACCCCCGGGGCGGAGCTGCAGCGACTGGTGGACATCATGCAGCGCCTGCGCGCCCAGGACGGCTGCCCGTGGGACCGCGAGCAGGACCTGCGCTCGCTGCGCCCCTACCTCCTGGAGGAGGCCTTCGAGGTCCTGGAGGAGATGGACCGCGTGGGCTACGGCGGCTCCTGGCGCACCTTCTGCGAAGAGCTGGGGGACCTGCTCTTCCAGATTGTCTTCCA is a genomic window containing:
- a CDS encoding HD family phosphohydrolase encodes the protein MAEPESQPPGPSPLDALAARLGLGNGVWGRRAVQVFLLLSVAVGAGFVISPGLYSQQIPALGEDHVGKPFRASSPAGFKAARDYEVVHRSMTQQRRQDARAAVRPVYDLNPAVVGNLRTTVSSAFATMRQRLEELAEAQSDSEPEEGRRRRPTAQSPEELERERRAREAMQAELQEMLFGQRESGLEAEDFQALYATRFSQEAEAATLLLLERAYRTERGPVHVAGAREELAREAPQGLTVRDVVNKGEETLPGSAPQVVDVREAHQELDRFASIPGNLLPDAPGVQRRAVLRLAKRLVRANLTINIAETDARRTQAAQAVKDAVISVKKGQRVIGDGELVNETHLVLLRGMRAETDRLDLLQLQVGGTGLVALLVVASYIFCRAAFRRFRPTRKDGVLLGMLLVGLLGLLQVWVSIADAVQDRYTALPIEAFYYAFPVAAGAMLVRFILTQELALFFALVFACLAGVMLSNSLAFGIYTLVGSLVAADRIVKAKDRVGIFRAGIITGATNLIAVVFLFLVEGKGLAGDTLITALCAFAGSALAVPVMVMALTPLIEMSFGYASDIKLLELANLNHPALKELIVQAPGTYHHSIIIGSLVENAAETIGANPLLARSCAYYHDIGKGKNPLYFGENQKGENRHDQLAPAMSAVIIKRHVTEGLEMARQYRLPKLVADAIPQHHGTRTVGYFFHKALKEQEGKEGAPPIDESIYRYPGPKPQFREAALVMIADAVEASTRSMPDPTSTKLQAQVQKIINLIFSEGQLDECDLTLKDLNLIAQSFLHTLEGIYHTRPAYPAGAVGGGKAPPLVVAGGMKVSDGKDKARTAGMS
- a CDS encoding DUF4388 domain-containing protein; this encodes MSLQGTLKDFGIGDILQLIGQQQKTGTLHFRDKDQEVRVGFKDGHIIKAESLTRKRKDLIGNMLVRSELITETQLEAALETQRRTLKRLGDVLVSSQALTTERFQSMMQLQATETLYRLFTWKSGTYEFIQEPVEPDAEAIRPLRAETVLMEGFRMVDEWPVIRKKIHRDDLAFERLKALPQPRPDEEGGELGAIGPSERRVYEEIAPGRDLRKLVDVCCLGEFETCKALFNLVKGEYVRAVHPEGVRAPAPGDERLLARMAGTVGRVVATMVVLGVLALVVSRSAYASSEGPSATPFADPAAQRHVSQAQRVRIEAALEVFRLERGELPERLDSLVQAGLLEPEELRYPWREPYHYRRIAARQYVLLPPLR
- a CDS encoding PhoH family protein, which translates into the protein MRNPATLESPEVLTTSASAKVDVRDNATALALCGNQNENLKLMERRLGVRVGQRGTEFHLSGPSDAVAFSVRLLENLEEMIRAGRPVYREDVEQGIKVLGRGGAESLQEVMLGPVLKSSGNRQISPKSINQKRYVDAIRAHDIVFGIGPAGTGKTYLAMAMAVAFLQERKVKRIVLARPAVEAGEKLGFLPGDLQEKVNPYLRPLYDALNDMMAAERAAQLVEQGVVEVAPLAFMRGRTLNDAFVILDEAQNTTVEQMKMFLTRLGYNSKAVITGDVTQVDLPTGKMSGLNHARSVLKKVEGIHFAEFSDVDVVRHPLVQEVIRAYDRAELAKLEAQVARETAALQSSAVSAPVGSE